A single window of Crassostrea angulata isolate pt1a10 chromosome 8, ASM2561291v2, whole genome shotgun sequence DNA harbors:
- the LOC128161245 gene encoding carboxypeptidase B-like — translation MAGRIMQVLFPLLTVMLAVKSAPIQTPRKTYNMDKLVRVHPTSLEQVVALEKLQNHPSMKLDFWKVPHLNTSVDIHVPIHVYNDVTKHLSRVGLHPSLLINDLQSVIDQEQASMEIPDYVINSFGVMSISGLKPRNSDIVGKYARHSEIDSWLINIADQYPTLAKVESIGSSHEGRDMKLIRIGKNNEARTKPIIWIEAGIHAREWVAPATAIYTIHKLLTEYGINPVVTQLMDEFDWLILPSANPDGYEYSHTMDRLWRKTRSRQSGRCTGVDPNRNFDISFGGAGTSTNPCSDIYPGTSAFSESETRNIRDALLSERARIKLFLSFHAYSQLILTPYGYTSIKPSDNQELMRVAEAGVASLKTIHGEMYTAGTPPDLLYAASGGSYDWAKSVAGIQYAYTYEMRPAEASFGQSGFILSESEIIPNAEEVWASLVTIATEIQY, via the exons ATGGCCGGTCGGATAATGCAAGTCCTTTTTCCTCTACTGACGGTTATGCTGGCAGTTAAATCTGCGCCAATTCAAACGCCGAGGAAAACTTATAATAT GGACAAGTTGGTGAGGGTGCACCCTACATCTTTGGAACAAGTTGTGGCGTTAGAGAAACTTCAGAATCATCCATCAATGAAG CTTGATTTCTGGAAGGTGCCACATTTAAACACCAGCGTGGATATCCATGTCccaatacatgtgtataatgaCGTCACGAAGCACCTGTCACGTGTTGGTTTACATCCTTCCTTGTTAATTAATGATTTACAAAG TGTGATTGACCAAGAGCAAGCTTCTATGGAGATTCCTGATTACGTCATCAACTCTTTTGGTGTGATGTCTATTTCTGGATTAAAACCTCGAAACTCGGACATAGTTGGGAAGTACGCCCGCCATAGCGAG ATTGATAGCTGGCTTATTAATATAGCGGATCAATATCCAACCCTCGCTAAAGTGGAATCAATTGGAAGTTCTCATGAGGGGAGAGACATGAAACTTATCAGG ATTGGCAAAAACAACGAGGCTCGGACAAAACCAATCATTTGGATAGAAGCCGGAATTCACGCCAGGGAGTGGGTGGCCCCCGCAACGGCAATTTACACAATACACAAG TTACTAACGGAGTATGGAATCAACCCTGTTGTGACGCAGTTAATGGATGAATTCGATTGGCTAATTCTTCCTTCAGCTAACCCGGACGGTTATGAATATAGCCACACTATG GACCGTCTCTGGAGGAAGACCAGAAGCCGTCAGTCGGGGCGCTGTACAGGCGTGGATCCAAACCGGAATTTCGACATCTCGTTTGGAG gaGCAGGAACAAGCACAAACCCCTGCAGCGATATTTATCCCGGAACCAGTGCCTTCTCCGAGTCAGAAACTAGAAACATCCGAGACGCCTTGCTGTCGGAGAGGGCGCGGATCAAGCTGTTTTTGTCGTTCCATGCGTACTCCCAGCTCATACTGACACCGTACGGCTACACCAGTATCAAACCCTCAGATAACCAGGAACTG atgaGAGTCGCAGAGGCAGGGGTAGCGTCACTGAAGACGATTCATGGCGAGATGTACACCGCTGGAACACCGCCTGATCTCCTGT ACGCTGCCTCCGGTGGTTCATATGACTGGGCGAAATCGGTGGCAGGAATACAGTATGCCTACACGTACGAGATGAGACCGGCTGAAGCAAGCTTCGGACAATCCGGATTTATCCTTTCCGAATCAGAAATTATACCGAATGCAGAAGAAGTATGGGCGTCCCTTGTCACTATAGCAACGGAAATCCAATACTAG